GTCGGCATTGTCGGCCGCCCGGCCAATCTCTTTCATCGGGCGCATCATGTTGGCGTAGTAACCGTGTTTCTGCATCAGCTCAAACGCCTTCTTTTTGTACTTCTCCTTTTTGGTAAAATGATACGCGGTTTGCAGCATCGCCACAATATTCGACGAGTTCAGTTTACGATCGCCCACGTTGGTCGGAAAGGCGTTGACGTAAACCGGATTCCACTTGCCCCACTGCGTGGGTTTACCGTCGTAATCAACCAAATACATATCGTTTTTGAGGATGTGACTCATCAGCGTATCGATCAGCGTAATGGCGCGGCTTTTCAGGTCCTTATCCGGAATCAGTTCGGCCATCGCCCCGAAGGCAAAGATGTGTCCGATGGCTTCGTCACTGCTGGTAGTCGATTTCCAGTCCCACTCCGGATTTTTGGCGTGCTGCCAGCGTTCGGGGTCCGACAGCTCTTTCAGGTGACCGCTGCGCTCGAACGACCGGGCCGGAAAACCGGGAACCGGATTGACCGTATAAAGCCGTTCCATCGCATCCAGCGACTCGCGGCAGTTTTGCAGCGCTTCGGGGTCTTTCGTGACCGCATACCGAAAAATTTCCCCGCCCAGGTACATGGAGGTCCACAGGCCGTCGTTGTCCGAATCTTCCAGATAACCAGTCGAAATATCGCCCTTGTTCATGTCGCTCAGGGTAGCGTTAAACCCCACCCGAATGTGGCGGCTACGGACCTGGTTGTCGAAAAAAACGGCCTTGTCATGCAGCGTCATCGGCTTGAAAGCGATTTGGCCCAGCCCGGCTTTCGTCAGAATCAGAACCGAGTTTTTGGGGCCTTTCGAGATGTGCACCACCTCGTCGCCGGGCAGCCAGCGTTCGCCGTTGTAGTAATCAAATTTACCGTCCGAACGCAGGGCAAACGCGCCTTTCGTTGAGCCAAACCACAGCTTACCGTCCACCTCGGCCACCGCCGTGATGTCGGTCCAGGGAAGTTTTTTGCGCACCTCGCCCGCTTGTTTTTTCGTTGTCACGTCAAATTCCAGGTAGCCGTCGGCCGTTCCCACAATCACTTTTTTCCCCTGAGCCGCCAGATCGAAAGCCGTAAACCCGCTGCCGTCTAGCACTTTCGTCAGTTTCGGACTGGCTACCGAAACCGTTGACAACGTTTTTTTTCCTAATACCCAGAACTGGTTGCCCCCCGGCTGGTACCGGATTCCGATCACCTCATCGTTGGGCAACGAACCGTTCCAGAGGCTCTTCGAGTCTTTCACCAAGGCCAGCGACGAGCCATCAGAAACCAGGAACGTAAACGCGGGCGCACCGGCAAACAAACGGGCTTTCGGCAGCGAATGCGCGGAAAAAAGCTTGCCCGCCCAGGCGTTGCTGTACACCACTTGGTCGGTCAGGTACACCAGTTGCTGGTCGAAAACACCCAAAGCCGTCAGGTTTTTATCTTTCGTAAACCGGTAATACTGATCCGGCTTGAGCGTACCCGGATGCAGAAACTGCCCGTCGTGCGGGTGCAGCAACTCGCCATCGGTGTTGATGATCTGAATGGCCCCGTTGCGGTCCGTATAGACGGCCTGTAGGTTTCCGCTGGATTTATCGGCGTAGAATTTTACGCTGTAATCCTGCCAGAACGGCTTGTCCTGGTAAACGGACTGGGCGTAGGTTCGGCAAAAAATAAAGGCAATAACAATGCAGTAACGAAAAGTTCGCATGATCGATTGGGGTTGTATGAATCAAAGAAACCGCTCAGGGTTTTTGGGCCGTGACGGGGTCGGAGGTAACGGCTGCCGGATCGACCACAACGTGCCGAATCGACTTCTCTCCTTTTTCCAGGTGGTGGGAATACGTCAGGTGGAGCAGTCCGTCGGGCGTCTGAATCAGCGAGGGATACGAAAACGCACCCTGATTTTTTTGCTTGTCCTCCAGCCGGATCTTCCATTTCCAGGTCTGGGCTTCATCATCCGACAGGTACAGGCTCAGCCGGTGACGGCCGTTGTCGATGTCGTTTCCCAGAAAAGCCCACTTTCCATCCCGCAGCCGGAGCAGTTCAACGCTGGCCGTGTTTGGAATCTCGGACTTTACGGTCGCTTTCCAGCTTTCGCCGTTGTCGGATGATTCGCTGACCTGGACCCGGCTGGGCATATCGCCACTGTCGCGCATGTAAGCGATGATGGTCCCGTTGTTCCGGCGGGCCAGAGCCGGTTGGATGGGCCCGCGCCCCACAATCGGCAGGCTGGGCCGCCAGGTGGTTCCGTCGTCGTCGGAAATGGCGATCAGCGACATGTTCAGTCCGTCGGAATAAAGCGGCAGCAGAATCCGGCCGTTTTCCAGAATCAACGGTTTGATGCGCGTCATCCAGCCCGTGCTGCGTTTACGGGCATCCTGACTGGCCTCGATAATCATGTCGTCGTATTGGGGGGCATATTCGGCCCAGCCCGAAGTATTCTTCGGCAACTCCTTAAACCGCTTCTCGACTTCCTCGGCAAACCGCTTATCCGGTTTCAGCAGAATGTTGTCCTGCCAGCTCCAGACCGGCGCACCGGGTTTGGTATAATCCATTGTGGTCCGGAACCGGAGAATTGAATTTTCCCAGCGGTTGGCCACCACGGCAATCCAGACCAGAAACAGCTTCCCCTGGCGGTTCAGAAACAGGACGGGGTTGCAGTCGGGCAGGTTGGGCGTGTCGGCCAACACAAACGGTTCGCTCCAGGTGGTCTGGCCTTTGAGCTGCCGGGCTCCCATTATTTTCACATCATCGGCGGAGCGTTCCCCGCTGCCCTCAAACCAGGCCGCCAGCAGATCCCCGTTGGGCAGGGCCACCAGGCTGCTGCCGTGGACGTGGTGCTGCATTTGATAGGGAAAAACAATCTCACCCCGCACCACCGCCGACTTTGACTGGGCCAGCACCCCGGCACTTACCAAAAAGAATACGCCAAAAACCAAAAACAACTTTTTCATTTTTATTTGATTGATTTCCGGCGCTCCATCATTTCGCGCCAGGTGGTCAGCACGATGCCTTCCGATTGAATAAAAGCTTTGAGTTCCGGGTCCATCATCGACAGCATATCGGCATACCGCGACCCGCCCGACCCGCTGACGTACTTGAAGGTGTCATTCTGTTCGTTGCTGTGAATGATGATCATGGCAACGCCCGGCTTCATTTTGGTCAGTATCTCCTTAAACCGCTGCGTTTTGTATTTCCCCCAGGCTTCCGGGCTGGGGTTTGGGTCGTCTTTCGGTTTCCAGCCGCCGGTATCGGCGTACAGATCGTCCAGTACGGGCAGACCGGCTTTCCAGATTTTGGCACCGATGGCCGGGGCCTGTTTGATGGCTTCCGGAACGGGCAGGTTCATCCCTTCCTTCCATTTGCCCTCCGCTTTCAGTTTATCGATCACCGGCTGAATTTCGCTATCGGCCAGCAGGATGTTGTTGCCACCGGGAAACATCACCGGAATACCGTACTCCACGCCCACTTTGATGTAGCGCTCCAGAAAAGCCGGGGTGGCAAACAGCGTGCCCATGTGCGAGTCGAGGTGCGTCGGTTTCAGCCCCATTTTCAACGCCCGGTCGATCTGCGCCCGCATTTCCTGTTCCAGCTCATCCGGGTTGGCATTTTTGACAACCTCCGCCACCGACGGCCACAGGGCCCCTTCCTGGTCGGTCAGCGTCGGCACCTGCTTGATTCCGGCCAGCGGTGCCCAGCGGTAATCTTTCCACTCCGAGGTCAGCGTCAGGTGAATGCCCGCGTCAATCGCCGGATTTTTCAGCACATACTTGACGAAACTGGCGGCCCAGGCGCAGGGCATCATGATGCTGGTGGAAGTAGCCACGCCCTGCTCAATGGATTTAATGGTCCCCTGATTGGCGGTCAGGTACATTCCGGCGTCGTCGACGTGAAAAATAACGATCTTTTTGCCTTTGGGATAACCGAGCTGCTCGGCGTAGGTGGTTTTTGGCTGCGCGGATCCGGTCAACACGCCGACCGAACACGTCAGGAAAAGAGCAAGCGTTTTTAACTTCTTCATGGGTGTGTGTTGTTACACAGAGTTTATCGGCGGTTCATCAGAGGGTACCAGAGCAACTCGGCTTAACTCTGATGAACCGCCGATAAACTCTGATGCATAGCTTTATTCAATCATCTTCAAATACCTTCCCATCCAGTACGGCAGCAGCCAGAAAACCGGCTCACGCTCGATGCTGGGGTCACCGTTGACGGCCGCCCACGGGTTTTTGTCCCAGCGCACCACGGTCCGGATACTGGCGGGCGGCAGCTCGTTGATCTGCAATTCGTCCAGAACCGGCGAACGGCTTATTTTCACATCTTCCCGGCGGGTGTGGTCCACGACCCAATTCACCAGATCGAGGGGTGTATCGACCAGAAAATCCACCGACGCGGCCAAGTCGATTCGCTTATTTCGTGCGTAGCAGTAAAAGAAATTCACCAGCGGGTTGTGGTCGTTCCGGCGTCGGTCCATCCAGGCATCCATGTGTTTTTCGTAAAACCCGCGCAATGTAGGGTCCTTTTCGCAATGAATCAGAATCGGGTAAACATACGCTTGCAGCATCACGTCGAAGTAGATAAACCAGGCCGGGTTCTGCTGCGGAATGGCCGCCATGTTGTCGAGGTAATGCTCCTGCTCGATCAGCCGACGGTATTCTTTCTCGTAGTTGGCCTGGCCCGTCATGTGGTAGGCCAGTTTCAGAAAAGCTAGCATTTCCATTGAATTCTGGCTTTTGTCGGGTGCCCATTCCGGGTCGAGGTTTAGCTGCTCCGGCGACCACACCGCCCAGCGCGTCGGCTGGCCGTCAACATCCACAAAATTGTAACGGTGCTTCATCAGGTAATCGACCAGCCGGGCTACGTGCTGGCGGACGGCCGCCTTCTCGGCTTCGTCGGCCACCAGTTCGTAATACAGAAAATAGCCAATCATATGGCCGCACATTTCGTCGCTGCTCGTGTCGCCCTTCCAGAGCCACTTGCCGTCCTTCGACTTCCGCCAGCGCACCTCAACGGGTTTGAACCGCGGTTCTTTCACCAGTTCGTCGGCCAGTTGACGGGCCGTAAAGGTACGGTTTCCATCGTCTACTTCGGTCCAGCTGGCGGGCACGATCGTCCGGGCAAAAAAGCCGTCGGAGTCGGTTACTTCCTGCAATAATTTCAAAAACCGGAACGCCCGGGCGGCTTTTTCTCTGGCGTCAGGATCTTTTGTTGCGGCATACCGGAAGCATTCCATGGCCAAGTAATTGCCCGTGTATTCGCCGTCGTTGTCGTCGTCGTCGGGGGCAAATGTCGTCGTATCGCCGGGCACGGTCAGCTTGCACTGGCCCGCAATCCACGGATCACGGATGTGGCGCTTCATCAGGACCTTGTAGAAATAATCATTCTTCTGGGCCAGCGTCATCTGGCGCTTTTTGATG
This Larkinella insperata DNA region includes the following protein-coding sequences:
- a CDS encoding sialidase family protein; the protein is MKKLFLVFGVFFLVSAGVLAQSKSAVVRGEIVFPYQMQHHVHGSSLVALPNGDLLAAWFEGSGERSADDVKIMGARQLKGQTTWSEPFVLADTPNLPDCNPVLFLNRQGKLFLVWIAVVANRWENSILRFRTTMDYTKPGAPVWSWQDNILLKPDKRFAEEVEKRFKELPKNTSGWAEYAPQYDDMIIEASQDARKRSTGWMTRIKPLILENGRILLPLYSDGLNMSLIAISDDDGTTWRPSLPIVGRGPIQPALARRNNGTIIAYMRDSGDMPSRVQVSESSDNGESWKATVKSEIPNTASVELLRLRDGKWAFLGNDIDNGRHRLSLYLSDDEAQTWKWKIRLEDKQKNQGAFSYPSLIQTPDGLLHLTYSHHLEKGEKSIRHVVVDPAAVTSDPVTAQKP
- a CDS encoding polysaccharide deacetylase family protein, coding for MKKLKTLALFLTCSVGVLTGSAQPKTTYAEQLGYPKGKKIVIFHVDDAGMYLTANQGTIKSIEQGVATSTSIMMPCAWAASFVKYVLKNPAIDAGIHLTLTSEWKDYRWAPLAGIKQVPTLTDQEGALWPSVAEVVKNANPDELEQEMRAQIDRALKMGLKPTHLDSHMGTLFATPAFLERYIKVGVEYGIPVMFPGGNNILLADSEIQPVIDKLKAEGKWKEGMNLPVPEAIKQAPAIGAKIWKAGLPVLDDLYADTGGWKPKDDPNPSPEAWGKYKTQRFKEILTKMKPGVAMIIIHSNEQNDTFKYVSGSGGSRYADMLSMMDPELKAFIQSEGIVLTTWREMMERRKSIK
- a CDS encoding ligand-binding sensor domain-containing protein, with the protein product MKDFRSTHLLLVCCLLALLGWSCRQSGEVADPPTVHQDAAFWQEYHEPYPIGSSPEENQVRSVAVDAQNTVWAATAAGVFRKKADERAWEALLPEADRGPAFAVAVDRASAVWLGVWNGLYRYQDGKFERIAGPEAPISALCVAPEGLYAMGPKGIWQQQATGWKRVKAPDVRSIRKAVSDGQGGLWLGTDVGLYHQKADTTDHFYTTDYLISAYVKGLAFDSRQQLWAGGLGGVSVLTGNQLKKTLKPENGIPSSYVTCVERAPDSTMWVGTEVGVVRYQPNGNHSLRFSRRWLLDDKVNAIAFDGDGNAWIATPQGVSAIKKRQMTLAQKNDYFYKVLMKRHIRDPWIAGQCKLTVPGDTTTFAPDDDDNDGEYTGNYLAMECFRYAATKDPDAREKAARAFRFLKLLQEVTDSDGFFARTIVPASWTEVDDGNRTFTARQLADELVKEPRFKPVEVRWRKSKDGKWLWKGDTSSDEMCGHMIGYFLYYELVADEAEKAAVRQHVARLVDYLMKHRYNFVDVDGQPTRWAVWSPEQLNLDPEWAPDKSQNSMEMLAFLKLAYHMTGQANYEKEYRRLIEQEHYLDNMAAIPQQNPAWFIYFDVMLQAYVYPILIHCEKDPTLRGFYEKHMDAWMDRRRNDHNPLVNFFYCYARNKRIDLAASVDFLVDTPLDLVNWVVDHTRREDVKISRSPVLDELQINELPPASIRTVVRWDKNPWAAVNGDPSIEREPVFWLLPYWMGRYLKMIE